Proteins encoded in a region of the Bacteroidota bacterium genome:
- the dinB gene encoding DNA polymerase IV, with protein MRRSIVHMDLDSFFVSVSCLDHPKLKGKPVLIGGTSDRGVVASCSYEARAYGVHSAMPMKLARRLCPDAIIVRGDYERYSQLSEVVTDIIKENVPVYEKSSIDEFYIDLSGMDRFFGCYKWATELRHRITKETGLPISFGMSGNKTVSKVATGEAKPNGQQKIDFGNEKTFLAPLPVRKIPMVGEKTANLLRTMGVEKIETVQKMPVELMENVLGENGIAIWRKANGIDTTPVEPYNERKSLSTEETFDQDTIDISYLKSLIVAMTEKLAFQLRSEDKLTACVTIKIRYSNFDTHTTQSRIPYTSNDQTLIDRAKELFDKLYQRRMLIRLIGVRFSHLVGGGQQINLFEDSEEMIKLYQAMDKMRKRYGDSSIQRAVGTEYERRRFNPFNGMTT; from the coding sequence ATGCGTCGTTCAATAGTACATATGGATCTGGATTCGTTTTTCGTTTCCGTTTCTTGCCTCGACCATCCCAAACTAAAAGGGAAACCGGTTTTGATTGGCGGTACGAGTGATCGTGGCGTAGTAGCTTCCTGCAGTTACGAAGCTCGCGCCTATGGTGTACATTCAGCGATGCCCATGAAACTTGCCCGCCGCCTTTGTCCTGATGCAATTATCGTCCGCGGCGATTACGAACGGTACAGTCAGTTGTCCGAGGTCGTTACAGATATAATAAAAGAGAATGTTCCCGTTTACGAAAAATCGTCGATCGACGAATTCTATATAGACTTAAGTGGCATGGATCGTTTTTTCGGATGTTATAAATGGGCAACGGAATTACGGCATAGGATCACGAAGGAAACAGGCTTACCGATTTCTTTTGGTATGTCGGGAAATAAAACCGTTTCCAAAGTAGCAACAGGTGAAGCGAAACCTAACGGTCAGCAGAAGATAGATTTCGGAAATGAAAAAACATTTCTTGCGCCTTTGCCTGTACGGAAAATTCCAATGGTAGGGGAGAAGACTGCAAATTTATTGCGCACCATGGGCGTAGAAAAAATTGAGACCGTGCAGAAGATGCCTGTGGAACTGATGGAAAATGTGTTAGGAGAAAACGGCATTGCTATCTGGCGGAAAGCAAACGGTATCGACACCACGCCCGTTGAACCATATAATGAACGCAAGTCACTTTCTACAGAAGAGACATTTGATCAGGATACAATAGATATAAGTTATCTGAAGTCGCTCATCGTTGCTATGACAGAAAAACTTGCCTTTCAATTACGTTCCGAAGACAAACTCACCGCATGCGTTACGATAAAGATCCGTTATTCCAATTTCGACACACACACAACGCAGTCACGCATACCGTATACTTCCAACGATCAGACACTCATCGATCGCGCAAAAGAATTATTCGACAAACTTTACCAACGCCGCATGCTCATTCGTCTGATCGGAGTTCGCTTCAGTCATCTGGTTGGTGGTGGACAACAGATCAATCTTTTTGAAGACAGCGAAGAGATGATCAAACTCTACCAGGCCATGGACAAAATGCGCAAGCGATACGGCGATAGTTCTATTCAGCGCGCAGTAGGTACAGAGTACGAACGCCGGCGGTTTAATCCTTTCAACGGGATGACGACATGA